One window of Medicago truncatula cultivar Jemalong A17 chromosome 2, MtrunA17r5.0-ANR, whole genome shotgun sequence genomic DNA carries:
- the LOC25486473 gene encoding UPF0481 protein At3g47200: protein MSYNKLISLTFQKLSKRKFHGTTKTSSTYWENLIEKDVKIGNPEENNESVSIYRVPPNMLRVEPKAYIPNNISIGPYHYGSQHLQEMEILKNKFFQRLFDKKGANGAKLEDAWKFLEKEEINARRCYMGEIKLSSDEFLKMMLVDGSFIIQLLRDLSDNKFKHVPSLSRWMLPTIRRELIMLENQLPMFVLTKLFELTNNMTNSPKPQMSFNTLSFKFFYGLLKPESRKTPKCQTSYKYKVEHVLDLLRYNIRPKLIGEELRGRQSEMIHSITELKEGGVKIKACENRELLDISFGKKWGVMIKQLTIPPLYIGDHRGTVFRNIVAFEKCHKRCNPDMTNYMFFLNGLINSTNDVSVLHYKGIIHHSLGSDEHVEELINNITKDIVPDMNESYLYKVVNDANDYLSSWRAGLRVAIVHNYLTSWAVGLSTFGAFLALYFTFIQAICEIKNTFSTMKEAKFSSVFKGLFILPFDDPPHSPEIHHVGKDHDVSTRSAS from the coding sequence ATGAGTTACAATAAGCTCATTAGTTTGACTTTTCAGAAACTCAGCAAAAGAAAATTTCATGGCACTACCAAAACAAGTTCAACCTATTGGGAGAATCTTATTGagaaagatgtaaaaattgGAAACCCTGAAGAAAATAATGAGAGTGTATCCATATATAGGGTCCCACCAAACATGTTACGTGTAGAACCAAAAGCCTACATACCCAACAATATCTCAATAGGTCCTTACCATTATGGATCACAACACCTACAAGAAATGGAAATTCTCAAAAACAAGTTCTTTCAGCGTCTCTTTGATAAAAAAGGTGCAAATGGAGCCAAATTAGAAGATGCTTGGAAGTTTCTTGAGAAAGAAGAGATCAATGCTAGAAGATGTTACATGGGTGAAATCAAATTAAGCAGTGATGAGTTTCTAAAGATGATGTTAGTTGATGGTTCTTTCATCATTCAACTCTTGAGAGATTTATCAGACAACAAATTCAAACATGTTCCTTCTCTTAGTAGATGGATGTTACCAACCATTCGTCGCGAGTTGATAATGCTCGAAAACCAACTTCCAATGtttgttttaacaaaattgtTTGAATTAACCAATAACATGACCAATAGTCCTAAACCACAAATGAGTTTCAACACTCTTTCCTTCAAATTCTTCTACGGTTTGCTTAAACCCGAGTCGAGAAAAACCCCTAAATGTCAAACATCTTACAAGTATAAAGTTGAACATGTTCTTGATCTTCTTAGATACAACATAAGACCGAAACTCATCGGCGAAGAGCTGAGAGGACGTCAGAGCGAGATGATTCATTCAATAACCGAACTAAAAGAAGGGGGTGTGAAAATTAAAGCTTGTGAGAATAGAGAATTGTTGGATATAAGCTTTGGAAAAAAATGGGGAGTTATGATAAAGCAACTAACTATTCCTCCATTGTACATTGGTGATCATAGAGGAACCGTGTTTCGTAACATCGTTGCATTCGAGAAATGTCACAAGAGATGCAACCCAGACATGACAAATTACATGTTTTTCTTAAACGGACTCATAAACTCGACCAACGATGTTTCTGTTCTTCATTATAAAGGGATTATTCATCATTCTTTAGGGAGTGATGAACATGTGGAAGAACTAATCAACAACATAACTAAAGATATAGTTCCTGATATGAATGAGTCATATTTATACAAAGTTGTGAATGATGCAAATGATTATTTGAGTTCTTGGCGTGCAGGATTGAGAGTTGCAATTGTGCACAACTATTTAACTAGCTGGGCTGTGGGACTTTCAACCTTTGGGGCTTTTTTGGCTCTTTACTTTACATTCATACAAGCAATTTGTGAGATTAAGAACACATTCAGTACAATGAAGGAAGCCAAGTTCAGTTCAGTGTTCAAAGGTTTGTTCATTCTTCCATTTGATGACCCTCCTCACTCTCCAGAAATCCATCATGTAGGTAAGGATCATGATGTCTCCACTAGGAGTGCTTCTTAA